The following proteins are encoded in a genomic region of Arachis ipaensis cultivar K30076 chromosome B02, Araip1.1, whole genome shotgun sequence:
- the LOC107625680 gene encoding OTU domain-containing protein At3g57810 — translation MANKLCNQDILEQLRNGTAKFELVSSPLPSLAAAAAPKSSNITSLFGIGNCSTSTLFFARISSSLGGQSPAMKKLEQFSVQKVTGDGRCMFRALVKGMAYNKGVSLNQRKEREDADELRMAVKEVICDNNGERKLYEEALIAITVDESLPRYCQRIARSDFWGGESELLVLSKLCKQPIIVYIPEHEHRGSGWGSGFIPIAEYGSEFIKGARNRNPKKPVRLLYSGKNHYDLLL, via the exons ATGGCGAACAAGCTCTGCAATC AGGATATTTTGGAGCAGCTGAGAAATGGTACAGCAAAATTTGAGCTTGTATCTTCGCCACTTCCTTCacttgctgctgctgctgctcctAAATCCAGTAACATCACAAGCTTATTTGGAATCGGAAATTGTAGCACTAGCACTCTTTTTTTCGCTAGAATTTCCTCATCACT TGGTGGACAGTCTCCAGCTATGAAGAAGCTAGAGCAGTTTTCGGTTCAGAAGGTCACAGGGGATGGAAGGTGTATGTTTCGTGCACTG GTCAAAGGAATGGCTTACAATAAGGGAGTCTCTCTTAACCAACGCAAAGAGAGAGAAGATGCAG ATGAACTAAGAATGGCTGTGAAAGAAGTTATATGTGATAATAATGGAGAACGTAAATTATATGAAGAAGCTCTCATTGCCATCACAGTTGATGAGTCTCTACCACG TTACTGCCAACGAATTGCGCGATCTGATTTTTGGGGAGGAGAGTCGGAGCTGCTG GTACTGTCAAAGTTATGTAAGCAGCCAATTATTGTTTACATACCAGAGCATGAG CATAGAGGGAGTGGTTGGGGATCTGGTTTCATTCCCATTGCGGAGTATGGAAGTGAGTTCATAAAGGGTGCTAGAAACAGGAATCCCAAGAAACCTGTGAGGCTATTGTACAGTGGTAAGAACCATTATGATCTTTTGCTATGA
- the LOC107628458 gene encoding laccase-7, translating to MTRFVFYLAWAFATIMLVASSLLASAAVVEHTWDVENFSVERLCNQHVITGVNGTLPGPGIEAQEGDTVIIHVNNKSPYNVTIHWHGIFQLASQWSDGPEYVTQCPIGPGGSYTYNFTITGQEGTLWWHAHSSFLRANIYGSLIIRPSKGRSYPFSQVHQEVPILLGEWWNDNVEDIGNNASKGIAPRNSDAYTINGLPGDFYNCSQNQTYRLNVEQGKRYLLRIINAALNEQHFFKIANHSFTVVAIDAGYTREYKTDVIVLAPGQTVDAIITTNQRVGSYYMAFSPYRSSNVRNDTAIARGVITYEGASSTSAPIMPNLPDAHDTPTAHKFYSNLTGLADGPHWIPVPRKVDENMFIAFGIALTVCNLPGPSACLNAFGVNSPFSASMNNESFVLPTGRGFSMLEAFYRNVSGVYTKDFPSQPPLVFNYTDPSLETNTSNPLIFAPKSTKAKTLKFNSTVQIVLQNTAILGTENHPIHVHGFNFYVLAQGFGNYNATIAEPQFNCVDPQVRNTISVPVGGWAVIRFQANNPGIWLVHCHLETHLPWGLAMSFEVENGPTPSTRLPPPPANLPKC from the exons ATGACGCGTTTTGTGTTTTATCTTGCATGGGCTTTTGCAACAATTATGCTAGTAGCTTCTTCATTATTGGCTTCTGCTGCTGTTGTGGAACACACTTGGGAT GTTGAGAACTTCAGTGTGGAGCGTTTGTGTAATCAGCATGTAATAACTGGAGTCAACGGAACCTTACCAGGGCCAGGAATTGAGGCTCAAGAGGGTGACACTGTTATTATTCATGTTAATAACAAATCACCCTATAATGTTACTATTCATTG GCATGGAATATTTCAACTTGCGAGCCAATGGTCAGATGGTCCAGAATACGTAACTCAATGTCCAATAGGTCCTGGTGGTAGTTACACATATAATTTCACAATAACAGGACAAGAAGGAACACTTTGGTGGCATGCGCACTCCTCTTTCCTACGTGCCAATATCTATGGATCCCTTATCATTAGGCCTTCAAAAGGCAGATCATATCCATTCTCTCAAGTTCACCAAGAAGTACCCATATTGCTCG GGGAGTGGTGGAATGATAATGTTGAGGACATTGGAAACAATGCATCAAAAGGAATAGCTCCGAGAAACTCAGATGCTTACACAATTAATGGCTTGCCTGGCGATTTCTATAATTGTTCTCAAAACC AGACTTACCGGCTGAACGTGGAGCAAGGAAAAAGGTACTTGTTGCGAATTATCAATGCTGCACTGAATGAACAACACTTCTTCAAGATTGCAAACCACAGTTTCACAGTTGTAGCCATTGATGCTGGGTACACTAGAGAGTATAAAACGGACGTTATAGTATTGGCACCGGGCCAAACCGTTGATGCAATAATCACAACAAACCAAAGAGTGGGTTCTTATTACATGGCATTCAGCCCATACCGTTCCTCAAATGTAAGAAACGATACCGCAATTGCAAGGGGAGTGATTACTTATGAGGGTGCATCTTCAACATCAGCACCTATAATGCCAAACCTGCCAGATGCACATGATACGCCAACAGCACACAAGTTCTACTCTAATCTCACAG GGTTGGCTGATGGTCCTCATTGGATTCCAGTTCCACGTAAGGTGGATGAAAACATGTTCATCGCATTTGGAATTGCCCTAACCGTATGCAACCTTCCAGGACCAAGTGCATGTTTAAATGCCTTTGGGGTAAACTCACCATTCTCTGCAAGCATGAACAATGAGTCATTTGTGTTGCCTACAGGTAGAGGCTTCTCTATGTTGGAGGCATTCTACCGCAATGTTAGTGGGGTCTACACTAAAGATTTCCCAAGTCAACCTCCACTTGTGTTTAACTATACTGACCCTTCTTTAGAAACCAACACTAGCAATCCCTTGATCTTTGCACCTAAATCAACAAAGGCAAAGacattgaagttcaattcaactGTGCAAATTGTGCTTCAAAATACAGCTATACTTGGCACCGAGAACCATCCTATTCATGTTCATGGATTTAATTTCTATGTTTTGGCTCAAGGGTTTGGGAATTATAATGCTACCATAGCCGAACCACAGTTTAATTGTGTTGATCCACAAGTGCGTAACACAATTTCTGTACCTGTCGGAGGATGGGCTGTCATCAGATTCCAAGCAAATAATCCAG GAATTTGGCTTGTGCATTGCCATTTGGAAACTCATCTACCATGGGGGCTAGCCATGAGTTTTGAGGTTGAGAATGGACCTACCCCTTCAACAAGATTGCCTCCACCACCAGCTAATCTTCCTAAGTGCTAA